A region of the Desulfobacter postgatei 2ac9 genome:
GATCTTTACTTTTTTTCAAAGTGTGCCCGATATCTGAAACCAGGCGGTCAACCGCGGTTTTTTTATCCCATCTGAAATCGATGGTGGCGGTCAGCAGTCGATCGGTGTCCAGGCCGTTCATGTGAAATGCCGATCGTATCAGTCCCGGCAGGGCCATATTGTATGGGCAGAAATAGGCCTGGCTGCTTTTGTGCGTTATATTGCGTTCACTGATGCTGCAAGGTACAAATACCCGATTTGCATGTTGTCTGGTCAGCAGATACTGGATATGTCCATGGGCCAATTTGACCGGTTGACAATAGTCTGCACCCACCCAGTTTGCAGCCATCCGGATAATCTGGGGCGAGGTGGGCCTGGAAAGAACGAGCCTGTAACCCAGTGCGGCAAAAAAACGCTGCCAGAACGGATAATAACTGTAACTTAGCAGCGCATTGGGCAAATGTATTACTGGCGCATCTTCGGGCAACTGAGGGTCGTTTCCGATGGTTTTCCAGATATGCTCCCGCTGTCTGAAAAATTTGAATTCCGCATTCGTTTTGGCCTTGATATCGTTGCTCTCCCTGCCGCACAGATATCCCCAGGCTTGGGTTTTTTCTGAACCTTTTATGCGTAAATGGCTGATATTGCAGTTATTGGTACATAACCGGCAGGTATCAGAGGTCAAAAAGAGATCTTTTTCAGAAAACCGCAGACCGGTGAATTGAGATGGGCAGCCCCGCTGCGCCATCTTCTGTTTGGTTAAAATAGCAACGCCTAAACTTCCCATGACATGACAGTAGGGAGACACGACGATCCTGGTGTTCAAGAGGGCTTCAAATGCCGCCACCAGCCCCTTGTTTTTTGCGGTTGCACCCTGGAAGAGTATCTTTTTTGTCGAGCAGTACCGGTTGCCGACAACCTTATTCAGATAGTTCTGGGCCACAGAATAGAGGATGCCGCCCATGACCTCGGTGGGTGAAAACCCCTGTTGAAGAAGCCTTGTAATATCCTGTCCCATAAAAACCGTACATCTGTCTGATGTGACAGGTGCCCTTACGCCAACCACCCGGTCGCCGATGGAACGAAGATCGAGTCCGGTCTTGTGACTGACCTCTTCAATAAAGGAACCTGTGCCGGCCGCGCAGACGTAATTCATGTTCATCTCGTGAAGATGCCCATTTACGGCATGAATGTATTTTGAATCCTGTCCTCCGATCTCAAAAATTGTATCAATTTCGGGGTCAACCTTCATTGCCCCTTTGAGGTGGGCGGTGATTTCGTTGGTGATGTTATCTGCCTTGATAACCATCCCCACCAGTTTCCGGCCGGATCCGGTGGTGCCTGCGCCTAAGATTTCAATGGATCCTTTCCGGCGCTCCACCAGTTCACGCAGGGCAGAAAAGAGTTTTGCCGTTGCTTTTAGAGGGTTGCCGCCGGTTTTTCTGTAAATGTCCAGAATCACGTTTTCGTTCCGGTCAATCATCACCAGCTTGGTGGAGGTGGAACCGACATCTATCCCAAGAAAACCGCTCAGCTGACCATTGCCCGGCCATCTGGTAATTCTGACCTCATTGCCGTCTCTGTCCGTATACCCGTATTCAACCTTGAAAGTCGGATAAACGGAACGTTCAATCACCAGAGGCGGCCGGGTCGCCTGGAGTGGCGCCTGAATGTCTTGAGTATCTTTAGACCAGTCAATGGTCTTGCTGACGGGTTTTGCCAGCAAAGCCGCGCCATGGGCACCGATTTCCTGGGGATTGTCCACATAAACCATCCCGTGGTCTGATAATTCCTGTCCCAGCCAGTGCATCACATGGGGGTTTTGAGCCACCCCGCCGATTACCGCGGTCTTTCCAACCGGTTTCTTTCCTTTAAACAGGGTCGAGATGATGGTGCGGGCTATGCTTTTGCAGATACCGTTCCACATGTCCGCCGGCGGATATCCTTCCTGCTGTCTGTGAATAAGATCACTTTTGGCAAATACGGCGCAACGGGTTGCCATTGAGGGCGGATCAGCAATGAAGGGCAATTTTGCAGCATCACTGGCGCTGATGCCCATGCGAACAGCCTGTTCGTCCAGGAAAGAGCCGGTTCCTGCAGCACACAGGGTGTTGGTCTGATAGTCAAGCAGCCGGCCTGTAGTATCCATTTGAATCAGGGAAAGCGAACTGCTGCCGATATTGATGATCTGATGGATTGATCCGATTTTTTTGCGGACACCACAGAGGACGGCCGTTAACTCATTTTCGACCTGGATGCCCATCAAACCGGCAACAGGCCCGGCATACCTCCCGATAACGGCCA
Encoded here:
- a CDS encoding acyl-CoA dehydratase activase codes for the protein MARKPGMSMGLDIGSAFVKLVILDEYEKPVLEKSLPHQGDILKTTRELTQYHIVPNQTLSLAVIGRYAGPVAGLMGIQVENELTAVLCGVRKKIGSIHQIINIGSSSLSLIQMDTTGRLLDYQTNTLCAAGTGSFLDEQAVRMGISASDAAKLPFIADPPSMATRCAVFAKSDLIHRQQEGYPPADMWNGICKSIARTIISTLFKGKKPVGKTAVIGGVAQNPHVMHWLGQELSDHGMVYVDNPQEIGAHGAALLAKPVSKTIDWSKDTQDIQAPLQATRPPLVIERSVYPTFKVEYGYTDRDGNEVRITRWPGNGQLSGFLGIDVGSTSTKLVMIDRNENVILDIYRKTGGNPLKATAKLFSALRELVERRKGSIEILGAGTTGSGRKLVGMVIKADNITNEITAHLKGAMKVDPEIDTIFEIGGQDSKYIHAVNGHLHEMNMNYVCAAGTGSFIEEVSHKTGLDLRSIGDRVVGVRAPVTSDRCTVFMGQDITRLLQQGFSPTEVMGGILYSVAQNYLNKVVGNRYCSTKKILFQGATAKNKGLVAAFEALLNTRIVVSPYCHVMGSLGVAILTKQKMAQRGCPSQFTGLRFSEKDLFLTSDTCRLCTNNCNISHLRIKGSEKTQAWGYLCGRESNDIKAKTNAEFKFFRQREHIWKTIGNDPQLPEDAPVIHLPNALLSYSYYPFWQRFFAALGYRLVLSRPTSPQIIRMAANWVGADYCQPVKLAHGHIQYLLTRQHANRVFVPCSISERNITHKSSQAYFCPYNMALPGLIRSAFHMNGLDTDRLLTATIDFRWDKKTAVDRLVSDIGHTLKKSKDQISLAWEQAWETKHAFETEVNKAGQHAMTQINSDGAPAIVILGRPYNVFDAGANLSLPEKLSTLGFTVLPLEYLNLDEEDLGKEFNNMFWNEGRKILEAARIIARTPNLFAVYLSNFGCGPDSFIQTYVEEIMGDKPMLTLEMDEHGADTGYMTRLEAFADVLAANQVRQVPRYVLNLPDNSPDAIRHRTLWISRMGEAHPEMIAAIFRNSGICADVLPMENNHSFLLGRSLTRGGECAPYPATIGALMAMLKDNGEDTTRGHALFMPTASGPCRFGQYCLLDRIVLNKMGYTDIPIVSWSSVDNYQYMSDNIRRKMWLGTVISDILFKMRCRIKPYERKEGQTEAMYQKHARNLAHAFENGLDIKRMMKKARDEFLDIPVKTGQKPLVGIVGEIYVRNNRFINKDLVRRIEQAGAEVWLTPICEWLQYTSHMAFLASRHQNRLSQINSFFQNRYLHQHELVWTRLVCPILDEREEPDIETTINQGSRYLSIDFKGEAIITLGRAIEFMKSGADLVVNCAPFGCMPGNITAGIFQSIQKQYATPVINLFFDGEHSNCDIIDTYLSNLTPGAPGKGNFRCWNSS